The genomic window TCGCTCGACACCGACAAGGTCATCGCGGCCCTCGAAGGGCTGACGATCGACGCCCCCCGCGGGAAGTCGACGCTGCGGAAGGAAGACCACCAGCTCTCCAGCGACTTCATGGTCGGCGAAACCGTGTTCGACAAGGCGTACCCGTTCGCGATCGTCGGCAAGACGCAAGTGTTTCCTGCGGACAAGGTTCTCTACTCGATCGACGAGTGGAAGAAGGCCCAGGCAGGCAACAAGTAATCGACAGCGAAAGTCCCAAGGGGGCCTGCCGGAGAGGCAGGCCCCCTTGTAAATAACCGGCGGCGGAGTCCATGGATCTCTCCTTCTTGACCGTACAGGTGCTGAGCGCCCTCCGGCAGGCGGCGTTCCTCTTCCTCATCTCCTCGGGGCTCACGCTGATCTTCGGCGTGCTGAACATCCTCAACTTCGCCCACGGCGCGCTCTACATGCTCGGGGCGTACTTCGTCTACGCCCTGACGCTGCACCTGACCGGACCGGCCGGGTTCCTGATCGCGATCCTGGTGGCGCCCCTGGGGGTCGCGCTGATCGCGACCGTGATCGAGACGGGCCTGCTGCGCCGCATCTATATGCAGGAAGAGATCTACCAGCTCCTGCTGACCTACGCGCTGGTGCTTATCATCGACGACCTGGCCAAGATCGTCTTCGGTCCGGAATTCAAGTCGATCCCCAAGCCCGAGATGCTGTCGGGGTCGGTCACGATCTTCGGCGGGACCGTCCCGGTGTACACCCTTCTCGTCGTCGTCCTGGCGCCCGCCGTGGCGCTGATCCTCTGGTACCTGCTCTACAGGACGAAAACGGGGAAAGTCGTCCGGGCGACCTCCTCCGACCGGGAGATGGCGGACGCCATCGGGATCAACATGTCGGCGCTGTTCACGCTGGTCTTCGCGTTCGGCGCG from Deltaproteobacteria bacterium includes these protein-coding regions:
- a CDS encoding amino acid ABC transporter substrate-binding protein; amino-acid sequence: SLDTDKVIAALEGLTIDAPRGKSTLRKEDHQLSSDFMVGETVFDKAYPFAIVGKTQVFPADKVLYSIDEWKKAQAGNK